In Tachypleus tridentatus isolate NWPU-2018 chromosome 7, ASM421037v1, whole genome shotgun sequence, a genomic segment contains:
- the Tfb5 gene encoding transcription factor B5 isoform X1, which produces MIKESSVIVQECCDEVCFAKSCDPAMRQFLLHLDESNGLGKRFIIQDLDETHLFIATEILETLQARIDDLMDQISFPVTEK; this is translated from the exons ATGATCAAAGAATCGAGCGTGATAGTTCAAGAATGTTGCGATGAAGTGTGTTTTGCTAAGTCTTG tgatCCAGCAATGAGACAGTTTCTACTTCATCTAGATGAAAGCAATGGACTAGGGAAAAGATTCATTATTCAAGATTTAGATGAAACCCACTTATTTATTGCTACAGAAATACTGGAAACATTACAAGCTCGTATTGATGACTTGATGGACCAGATATCTTTTCCAGTGACTGAGAAATAG
- the Tfb5 gene encoding transcription factor B5 isoform X2, whose translation MVHVMKGILVECDPAMRQFLLHLDESNGLGKRFIIQDLDETHLFIATEILETLQARIDDLMDQISFPVTEK comes from the exons ATGGTGCATGTAATGAAAGGAATTCTTGTGGAATG tgatCCAGCAATGAGACAGTTTCTACTTCATCTAGATGAAAGCAATGGACTAGGGAAAAGATTCATTATTCAAGATTTAGATGAAACCCACTTATTTATTGCTACAGAAATACTGGAAACATTACAAGCTCGTATTGATGACTTGATGGACCAGATATCTTTTCCAGTGACTGAGAAATAG